The following is a genomic window from Bacteroidales bacterium.
GCGGAATGGGTAAAGCAGGGCAGATTGCACATAACATTGCAACCACATTCAGCTCGACCGGGACTCCTTCAATTTTTCTACATCCGAGTGAAGCGCAACACGGAGATCTCGGAATTCTTCAGGAAAACGATGTATTACTCGCAATTTCAAATTCAGGGAAAACCCGGGAAATTATAGAACTCATTGAACTTAAAAACCATCTTTATCCGCAAATACCCGTCATAGTTATTACCAGTAACGGGAATAGTCCTCTGGCAGAAAAAGCTGATTGCTATATACTTACGGGTGCTCCGGCAGAGGTTTGCATACTTGGCCTCACTCCTACCACATCCACAACTGTGATGACAGTTATTGGTGATGTCCTTGTTGTTTTGCTAATGGAAAAAATCGGATTCGATGCAAAAGACTACGCTAAGAGGCACCATGGGGGTTATCTTGGAATGAAGTCGAGGGAAATTTCCGGATAATTAAATACAAAATAAAACCACAGAGACACAGAGAGCACAGAGAAACACGGAGGAACTCTGTGATCCTCTGTGGTCTCCGTGTCTCCGTGGTAAAAAAAAGTAATTGGTCCTTAAATATTCCTACCTGTATTCTCAGTTTTAACTGATTCCAATGTAATTTCAAGTGATTCCTGGAATCTGTTGGCATTTTCAATCCACTTCAGAATTTTCTCACTTGCAACCGGATACTCGGGAGTACGCATAGATACTGTTCTGTAAGCATATTCTTTGAGTTCAGTAACATTGTCGAGGACTTTCATGAAATAAACCCTGAAAAAAGAATCGGTAAGGTAGAAGTAACGCTTTCTGTCGGAAGCGAAAGTTTTATAATCAATTATTTTGTTCTGAAGCAGATAATTAAGTGAGTTACTTACAGAGCTCTTGCTGGCTTTGAAGTATTTCACAAGTTCATCAAAAGTTTTCTCAGGCGGATCACTAACAGTGAAATAAGCAATTATTCTCCCTTGCATGGGTGTAAGTCCGAATTTCTCAAATACTTTACCTGTTTCTTCGATTGTTTCACGTGTGATTTTTTCCTGAGTGAGCATAACTTTGAAAATTTATTATCAAGTGGCAACTTATAAACAGACCGAAGACCGAAGCCAGAAGACCGAAGTCAAATCCAGTATTCCGAAATCCGATATTCTTCCGTCTTCAGTCTTCCGTCTTCCGTCTTCAGACTTCTTCCAAATTTAAAACAATTAGTTTACAGTTCTATAACTTTTGAACTAAAAAAACAAATTTATTTTTTCTTGGTTCAATCGGATAAAAAGATTAGTTTTGAAAGCTTCAGAGTAAAACAGTAATAATTAACTATACTATTATGACAACCAGCAACTCTCCAAAAGCCATCAGCAGGAAAGACTACATTTTTTCTGTAACGATTATCGGCCTTTTCTTTTTCATTTTCGGTTTTGTAACCTGGCTTAACGGAATATTAATTCCATTCCTCAGGACAGCCTGCGAACTAAATGATTTTCAGGCCTATTTTGTAACATTTGCCTTTTATGTTTCATATCTCGTAATGGCTCTTCCCTCTTCAGTTCTGCTTAAGAAAACAGGATTTAAGAACGGAATGTCAATCGGTTTGTGGATAATGGCAGCCGGCGCAATGATCTTCATACCGGCAGCAATGACAAGAACATTCGGGCTTTTCCTGCTGGGACTTTTTGTTGAAGGTACAGGACTTGCACTTCTTCAAACTGCATCAAATCCATATATCACAATTATAGGCCCGCCTGAGACTGCTGCCAAACGAATAAGCATAATGGGTATTGCTAATAAATTTGCTGGTGCCATTGCTCCTATTATTCTTGCAAGTGTAATATTGAAAGACTCAACGATTCTTGAAGAAAAGCTTGCACAGGCTGCTGATGCAGCACAACGTACTTTATTACTGGATGAACTTGCAAGCAGAGTTATAATGCCGTATATTATTATGGCAGTGATCCTTGTGCTGCTTGGTTTACTGCTCAAGTTCGCTCACCTGCCTGAGGTTGATACTGATGCTGAGGATGCCACAAGCGGAGAAGCAAATGCAAAAAAAACAAGTATATGGCAGTTTCCTCACCTTATTCTGGGTGTTGTTGCCCTGTTCTTCTATGTAGGAGTTGAAGTTATTGCAGGCGACAGTATAATAAGGTATGGGCAATCAATAGGAATGGATATGGAGTCGGCAAAGTATTATACTTCCCTTACACTCTTCAGCATGATCCTTGGTTATCTGTCCGGAATTATGTTCATTCCAAAGTATTTCACCCAGGTAACTGCACTTAAAGTGTCTACCATTCTTGGAGTTATTTTCTCTCTTGGAGCCATTTTTACACCGTCTACAGCAGTATTCACAATGCCGTTTATTGATATAATGACTTTTAAATCAATAGAGCTGGTTCTGCCGGTCACTGTACTGTTCGTTGCGCTGCTCGGACTCGCAAACGCTCTTGTATGGCCTGCGATGTGGCCTCTTGCACTTGCCGGTCTTGGACGTTTTACAAAAACCGCATCTGCACTTCTTATTATGGCAATAGCCGGCGGAGCAATACTTCCACTGGTATATGGGAAATTAGCAGTGAATTTCTCAACTCAGAGTGCATACTGGTTATGTGTGCCTGCATACCTTATTATAATGTACTACGCTTTCATTGGACATAAAGCCGGAAAATAAAATGGCTTATAATCTGAATGAAATATTTGAATGCTTTAAAACTGAGGGTACTTTTCTGAATGGTGAGCCTTATGGCAGCGGCCATATTCATGACACATTCAGAATTGAAACCAGGGAGCCGGAGAAGGATAATTATATTATTCAAAGACTTAACAATAAGATATTCAAAAATATACCTGAACTACAACAAAACATTGAAAGGGTAACGGTTCACTTAAGAGATAAACTGAAAAAGATACCGGGATCTGACATTAAAAGAGAGTGTCTGAGTCTAATACCATCGAAAGATGGCAAAAGCTGGATTGCTGACAAAGACGGCAATTTCTGGAGGATGTATATTTTTATATCCAATCACAGGTCTTATAACACTGTTGACAGTCCGGGAAAAGCTTTTGAAGGAGGAAAAGCAATTGGCCGTTTTCAGGCAATGCTGGCTGATATGCCGGGCGGACCACTTAATGAAACCATTCCATTCTTTCATAACATTGAAAAGCGCCTTGAGACATTCAACTTAAAGATCCGTGAAAATCCAGCAGGCCGTGCTGAGTCAGTTTCTTACGAAATAGATGAGTTTTTAAGGAGAGCAGATGAGATGAAAATCATTCTCCGTCTGGGAAGTGAAGGTAAAATTCCACTCAGAATAACACATAATGATACAAAATTCAACAATATACTACTTGACGAAAATGACAAGGCGTTATGTGTGATTGATCTTGATACAGTAATGCCGGGATATGTTCATTATGATTTCGGAGATGCTATCAGAACTGTCACCAACACTGCATCTGAAGATGAGACTGATCTTTCGAAAGTAACAATGAATATAGACCTGTTTAAGGCTTATGCTCAGGGCTACCTGTCTGAGTCGGGTAATACACTTAATAATAC
Proteins encoded in this region:
- a CDS encoding sugar MFS transporter — protein: MTTSNSPKAISRKDYIFSVTIIGLFFFIFGFVTWLNGILIPFLRTACELNDFQAYFVTFAFYVSYLVMALPSSVLLKKTGFKNGMSIGLWIMAAGAMIFIPAAMTRTFGLFLLGLFVEGTGLALLQTASNPYITIIGPPETAAKRISIMGIANKFAGAIAPIILASVILKDSTILEEKLAQAADAAQRTLLLDELASRVIMPYIIMAVILVLLGLLLKFAHLPEVDTDAEDATSGEANAKKTSIWQFPHLILGVVALFFYVGVEVIAGDSIIRYGQSIGMDMESAKYYTSLTLFSMILGYLSGIMFIPKYFTQVTALKVSTILGVIFSLGAIFTPSTAVFTMPFIDIMTFKSIELVLPVTVLFVALLGLANALVWPAMWPLALAGLGRFTKTASALLIMAIAGGAILPLVYGKLAVNFSTQSAYWLCVPAYLIIMYYAFIGHKAGK
- a CDS encoding aminoglycoside phosphotransferase family protein codes for the protein MAYNLNEIFECFKTEGTFLNGEPYGSGHIHDTFRIETREPEKDNYIIQRLNNKIFKNIPELQQNIERVTVHLRDKLKKIPGSDIKRECLSLIPSKDGKSWIADKDGNFWRMYIFISNHRSYNTVDSPGKAFEGGKAIGRFQAMLADMPGGPLNETIPFFHNIEKRLETFNLKIRENPAGRAESVSYEIDEFLRRADEMKIILRLGSEGKIPLRITHNDTKFNNILLDENDKALCVIDLDTVMPGYVHYDFGDAIRTVTNTASEDETDLSKVTMNIDLFKAYAQGYLSESGNTLNNTEKEYLAFAPKLITYTIALRFLTDYLDGDNYFKIHREHHNLQRARAQLRLVMSMEEQYDEMRRIISRLT
- a CDS encoding SIS domain-containing protein — translated: MKDKIREIFNNEANAINNIPVTDSFEEAVGIIHRQVHGKNGKLVTSGMGKAGQIAHNIATTFSSTGTPSIFLHPSEAQHGDLGILQENDVLLAISNSGKTREIIELIELKNHLYPQIPVIVITSNGNSPLAEKADCYILTGAPAEVCILGLTPTTSTTVMTVIGDVLVVLLMEKIGFDAKDYAKRHHGGYLGMKSREISG
- a CDS encoding MarR family transcriptional regulator, with amino-acid sequence MLTQEKITRETIEETGKVFEKFGLTPMQGRIIAYFTVSDPPEKTFDELVKYFKASKSSVSNSLNYLLQNKIIDYKTFASDRKRYFYLTDSFFRVYFMKVLDNVTELKEYAYRTVSMRTPEYPVASEKILKWIENANRFQESLEITLESVKTENTGRNI